The sequence GCCGCGCGCGCCATGCCGAACGGGCCGTGCGGGGACGCGACCGTGATCGGGGACAAAGATCTGTCCTTCACGCATCGCGCGGTGCTGCTCAACGGCATCCTCGTGCGCTACCTCGACATGATGGACGTGTACTGGGCCAAGGACGTGTGCCATCCCGCGGAGAACGTCCCGGCGGCTCTGGCGTGCGTCGAGAGCGTCGAAGGCTCGGGCAGGCGACTCATCGAAGCGGTCGTCGCGGGTTACGAAGCGCAACTGCGCCTCACCCATGCGATGTCGCTGCAACAGATGGCGATGCATCACGTCGCCGCCGGCGGCATCGTCGCGCCGCTCGTCGTCGGCAAGGCGTGGGGCATGGATCCGGAGGCGATCGAGCACGCGGTCGCGCTCGCGGGCTGCCGCCAGTTCACGCTGCACGGGCTCTCCAAAGGCGGTCTCTCGATGGCCAAGGCGATCGGCTACGCGTGGTCGGCGATGAGCAGCGTCATGGCTTCTCGGCTCGCGTCCGAAGGATTTACCGGGCCCACCGATTTTCTCGACTGGCTGTCGGACAAGAGCGTGCTGAAACTGCCGATCGATCGTAAAGCGCTCGAGCACGACGGCACGTATCTCATCGAGCGCGTCTCGTTCAAGCAGTTCCCGGTGCAGTTCGAGCTGCAGACGACGGGCGAGATCGCGATCCGTCTGTCGAAGAAGATCCGCGACAGCGGCAGCACGATCGAGAGCGTCGAGATCGACGTGGCGCCGGTGACGATAGAGCGCACCGCCGACGCCGCGAAGTTCAAGCCGGCGAATCGCGAGACCGCCGATCACAGCCTGCCGGCGAGCGTCGCGATGGCGCTGCTCGACGGCAAGCTCACCGCCGCGCAGTTCGAGCACGACCGCTGGGCCGATGCGGACGTCGCGGCGCTGATCGCGAAGATCACGGTGATCCCGAACTCTGAGTATCCGACGAAATATCCGAAAGGGCGCCCCGCCGGTTTCCGCGTGAAGCTCGCGAACGGCGAGACGCTCGCCGATTTCCAGGCGGTGCCTTCGGGCGACGCCGAGAAGCCGATGGACGACGCGACGCTGGAGGCGAAGTTCGTGGCGAATGCGTCGGAGGCGTTCGGCGAAGCGCGCGCACGTGAGATCGTCGAGGCGGTGCGCGAGGTCGAGCGGATCGAGCGCCTCGGCGAGCTTACGCGGTTGTTGAGGCCTTAAAGTCAAAATGGGTCCCCGCCTGCGCGGGGACGACGAAACGTCAGGAATGCGTTCCCGCCTGCGCGGGGACGACGGAGGATCGAGATGAGCACCCATAACGTTCCCAACTCGTCGGGCACCGAGGCGCCGCGGCTGAAGGCGCCGAAGAACGCCGCCGACTGCCACATCCATATCTACGACGCGCGCTATGCGCCGCCGGTGGCACGGCCGGCGAACGCGACGGTCGCCGACTACCGCCTGCTTCAAAGCCGCATCGGCACTTCGCGCGTCGTCATCGTCACGCCGCGCAATTACGGCGCCGACAACGCGGTGACCGTCGATGCGATCGCGGAGCTGGGCATCGACAATGCGCGCGGGGTCGGAGTCGTCAGGACCGACGTCACCGATGCGCAGCTGAAGAAGCTGAACGAAGGCGGCATCCGCGGCTTGCGCTTCACGATCGGCAATCCCGAGACCGCGGTCACCTCGATCGACATGATCGAGCCGCTGGCGAAGCGCATCGCCGAATACGGCTGGCACGTGCAGATCAACGCCGAGCCCGGGCAGGTCGTCGACGCAGCCGCCATGCTGCGCCGGCTGCCGTGCCCCATCGTCTTCGATCACCTCGGCAAGCTCGGCCTGCACGGGCTCGACCACCCCTCGTATCGCGTGATGCGCGAGCTGATCGACGCCGGCCGCGCGTGGGTGAAGATCTCCGGGGCCTATCTCAACACGCGCATCGGGCCGCCGGCGTATCCCGAATCGACCCCGGTCGCGCAGGCGTTCGTGAAAGCGGCGCCCGAGCGCGCGGTGTGGGGCAGCGACTGGCCGCACCCGACGCCGAAGATTGCGCCCGATGACGCGGTGCTGTTCGACCTGCTGCTGAAATGGGTGGAGGACGACGCTTTGATCCCGCGCATCCTGGTACAGAACCCGGAAGCGCTCTACGGCTTTCCGAAGACCGCCTGAATCAGCGCTGGCAGGCCTGTAACGGGCTGACGCAGTCGCGTTTCCTGAGCATTTCCTGCTCGTAATCGCGCTGGGTGGCCAGGGAAGCGTTGAGCGCTTCGGTCTCGACGCACGCCCGCCATTTGTCGCTGTTGCGGGCGACGCCTTTCTTCTCGCAGACCGGGCCGTAATCGCGCTCGGACTCCGCGAAGCGCTGCTCGGGCGTCATCGTGCACGCGGCCGCGGCGAGAGCCACGAGAAGTGTGAAATACCTCACGCCCGCAGCTTAACAAGGAAGGCGGGCCCGGGGACAGGGCCTTCGCGCCCTTGTTCTTACGACCTTGTTCTAACCCCTGCGGTTGTCCAGACGGACCGGCAGCGTGTAACCCTGGCGCAGCGCGCGGCGCTCGTAGCGCACCGCG comes from Burkholderiales bacterium and encodes:
- a CDS encoding amidohydrolase family protein; protein product: MSTHNVPNSSGTEAPRLKAPKNAADCHIHIYDARYAPPVARPANATVADYRLLQSRIGTSRVVIVTPRNYGADNAVTVDAIAELGIDNARGVGVVRTDVTDAQLKKLNEGGIRGLRFTIGNPETAVTSIDMIEPLAKRIAEYGWHVQINAEPGQVVDAAAMLRRLPCPIVFDHLGKLGLHGLDHPSYRVMRELIDAGRAWVKISGAYLNTRIGPPAYPESTPVAQAFVKAAPERAVWGSDWPHPTPKIAPDDAVLFDLLLKWVEDDALIPRILVQNPEALYGFPKTA
- a CDS encoding MmgE/PrpD family protein, with the protein product MATIVSQLVALTSRVAYEDLSQATIAAAKRAILDALGCGIAALGCEPSKIAARAMPNGPCGDATVIGDKDLSFTHRAVLLNGILVRYLDMMDVYWAKDVCHPAENVPAALACVESVEGSGRRLIEAVVAGYEAQLRLTHAMSLQQMAMHHVAAGGIVAPLVVGKAWGMDPEAIEHAVALAGCRQFTLHGLSKGGLSMAKAIGYAWSAMSSVMASRLASEGFTGPTDFLDWLSDKSVLKLPIDRKALEHDGTYLIERVSFKQFPVQFELQTTGEIAIRLSKKIRDSGSTIESVEIDVAPVTIERTADAAKFKPANRETADHSLPASVAMALLDGKLTAAQFEHDRWADADVAALIAKITVIPNSEYPTKYPKGRPAGFRVKLANGETLADFQAVPSGDAEKPMDDATLEAKFVANASEAFGEARAREIVEAVREVERIERLGELTRLLRP